One Pyrococcus furiosus DSM 3638 genomic region harbors:
- a CDS encoding TIGR00296 family protein: protein MYRIKDEWGEFLVRLARRAIEEYLRTGREIEPPKDIPPELWEKMGVFVTLNRHNVPPQAALRGCIGFPLPIYPLVKATIKAAIYAAVDDPRFPPVKLEEMNNIVVEVSVLTPPELIEGPPEERPKKIKVGRDGLIVEKGIYTGLLLPQVAVEWGWDEEEFLAETCWKAGLPPDCWLDEDTKVYKFTAEIFEEEYPRGPVKRKPLIPQSQD, encoded by the coding sequence ATGTATAGGATTAAGGATGAGTGGGGAGAGTTCCTAGTAAGGCTCGCAAGGAGGGCTATAGAGGAATACCTCAGGACGGGGAGGGAGATAGAGCCCCCTAAAGATATCCCTCCAGAGTTGTGGGAAAAGATGGGAGTCTTTGTTACCCTAAACAGGCACAATGTTCCACCACAAGCGGCATTGAGGGGATGCATAGGGTTCCCCTTGCCGATCTACCCTCTAGTTAAGGCAACAATAAAAGCCGCTATATACGCAGCTGTTGACGATCCAAGATTTCCACCGGTGAAGCTTGAGGAGATGAACAACATCGTTGTAGAGGTCAGCGTTCTAACTCCTCCAGAACTTATTGAGGGTCCACCGGAGGAGAGGCCTAAGAAGATAAAGGTTGGAAGGGATGGGCTTATAGTGGAAAAGGGAATTTACACGGGCCTTCTTCTTCCCCAAGTGGCAGTGGAGTGGGGTTGGGATGAGGAGGAGTTTCTAGCAGAGACGTGCTGGAAAGCTGGATTGCCACCAGACTGCTGGCTTGATGAAGATACAAAAGTGTACAAGTTTACGGCTGAGATATTTGAGGAGGAGTATCCCAGGGGGCCAGTTAAGAGAAAGCCTCTCATCCCACAATCTCAAGACTGA
- a CDS encoding nucleotidyltransferase domain-containing protein yields the protein MPREKVVRVWDEREVVYSPKRWRILWEKREKALKIMELLKDFDPHVYGSVARGDVRRDSDIDIVIPYRVPSYLIELALGDLIQRRRIVMATPWHLIKGHIEIDEETTVTFFLVDPTDRELEFYKWGGMLDLWGVKTKQRVPGVNKKLILIIPTDKGHIEREVVGREAEVAKILGVSVDIVEERVKVLTRRDRIGRTGIYLDEEVPDWKSFEEFLKELADRDPNIRRRVRESL from the coding sequence ATGCCCAGGGAAAAGGTTGTTAGGGTTTGGGATGAGAGGGAAGTAGTTTACTCTCCTAAGAGGTGGAGGATTCTCTGGGAGAAGAGGGAGAAGGCTCTCAAGATAATGGAGCTCCTCAAGGATTTTGATCCTCATGTTTATGGGAGCGTAGCTAGGGGAGATGTGAGGAGGGATAGTGACATAGACATAGTTATTCCTTATAGAGTCCCAAGCTATTTAATTGAGCTCGCCTTGGGAGATTTAATTCAGAGGAGAAGAATAGTAATGGCTACTCCGTGGCACTTAATTAAGGGGCACATAGAGATCGATGAAGAAACAACTGTAACGTTTTTCTTAGTCGATCCAACTGATAGGGAGCTTGAGTTTTACAAGTGGGGAGGAATGCTTGACTTGTGGGGAGTGAAGACCAAGCAGAGAGTCCCAGGGGTTAACAAAAAGTTAATTCTGATAATTCCAACTGATAAAGGACACATCGAAAGGGAGGTGGTTGGAAGGGAGGCAGAAGTGGCAAAGATTCTTGGAGTTAGCGTAGATATAGTGGAGGAGAGGGTTAAGGTTCTCACAAGAAGGGACAGAATTGGCAGGACTGGAATTTATCTTGATGAGGAAGTTCCGGACTGGAAGAGCTTTGAAGAATTCTTGAAGGAGCTGGCTGATAGAGATCCTAACATAAGAAGGAGGGTGAGGGAGAGCTTGTGA
- a CDS encoding D-aminoacyl-tRNA deacylase, with translation MKVIMTTKIDKASMNIREKLIENFGFTESNLTFDGNRVYEKEDILILTTNEEMIYYDYLDKEIEKQTKIKPEVIVFASRHSSAKKLPSLTTHVTGNWGKAMYGGKDESFAIAFPSAMKLALLKMHELNDLGWTVCYEATHHGPSELEVPSLFIEIGSSEEEWVNDRAGEIIAETIMYVLKKREKFKVALGIGGGHYAPKQTKVALESDLAFSHILPKYAQPVKKEVILRALSRSTEEVEAIYVDWKGSRGETRQLAKELANELGLEFIKD, from the coding sequence ATGAAGGTAATCATGACAACTAAGATTGACAAGGCTTCAATGAACATAAGGGAGAAGCTCATTGAAAACTTCGGCTTTACGGAGAGCAACCTCACATTCGATGGGAATAGGGTTTATGAGAAGGAAGACATCCTAATTCTCACCACAAACGAAGAGATGATATACTACGACTACCTCGACAAGGAGATTGAAAAGCAGACAAAGATAAAACCTGAGGTTATAGTTTTCGCATCTAGACACTCAAGTGCAAAAAAACTTCCTTCCCTAACCACCCATGTTACTGGAAACTGGGGAAAGGCAATGTATGGGGGAAAAGATGAGAGCTTTGCCATAGCATTTCCAAGCGCGATGAAGTTAGCCCTACTAAAAATGCACGAACTAAACGACCTCGGTTGGACAGTTTGTTATGAAGCAACTCACCACGGTCCAAGTGAACTGGAAGTCCCTAGCCTCTTCATAGAAATTGGATCCAGCGAAGAGGAGTGGGTTAATGATAGAGCTGGAGAAATAATAGCCGAAACAATAATGTATGTCCTTAAAAAGAGGGAGAAGTTTAAGGTCGCCCTAGGTATTGGAGGGGGACACTATGCTCCAAAGCAGACAAAGGTAGCACTTGAAAGTGACCTTGCATTCTCCCACATTCTCCCAAAATACGCACAGCCAGTGAAGAAGGAAGTTATCCTTCGCGCACTTTCAAGGTCGACTGAGGAAGTTGAGGCAATATACGTTGACTGGAAGGGAAGTAGGGGAGAGACTAGACAACTAGCTAAGGAATTAGCAAATGAGCTGGGGCTTGAATTTATAAAGGATTAA